A region from the Bacillus sp. Marseille-P3661 genome encodes:
- a CDS encoding FAD-dependent oxidoreductase, whose protein sequence is MESIKDQNTLHYDVIVVGAGGAGLTAALTAAQSGAKTAVLEKNPEVGGTTRMAIGSLTAAGTSIQKRDGIKDSIEHFKEDMKKFIGPLHERDNEELRDIIADEAANTVEWMKKLGVSFVGPFGEPPNRVPRMHNGVPTARVYITALHKHAKNAGVDILVNTRVIKLLKNETGAIEGVIVQKDGSELTIHAKRGVILSTGDYSNSPELKAKYMRPEAAEVEGINLASTGDGHKMGVEVGGELKNMDVAFGPQLRLLPPPKPPLLDRLPSNLLLNRVLANLQRYSPPVILSYLAKQMLTVRTSPSPKLFEQGAILVNSEGNRFTNEIVKPEYDVAKQSNGNAYIILDERIAQKFSSGEYFISTAPGIAYAYWKDYEKSRPDLISSGKTLTELATSLGIPIHNLDKAVNQYNNSADAAIRGTLKPPFYSLGPVNAAFTSMEGGLNINRHCQVLNKDQIPINGLYAAGSVGSGGLILAGHGLHIMWALISGRIAGEHITKE, encoded by the coding sequence GTGGAATCCATTAAAGATCAAAACACGCTACATTACGATGTAATTGTAGTGGGAGCAGGTGGTGCAGGGTTGACAGCGGCCTTAACTGCTGCACAATCCGGCGCAAAAACTGCAGTCTTAGAAAAAAATCCGGAGGTTGGAGGAACAACACGGATGGCGATTGGCTCGCTAACAGCTGCTGGTACTTCCATACAAAAACGTGATGGCATAAAGGATAGTATTGAACATTTTAAAGAGGATATGAAGAAATTTATTGGACCTCTTCATGAGAGAGATAATGAAGAATTAAGAGATATTATTGCGGATGAGGCAGCAAATACGGTTGAATGGATGAAAAAACTTGGTGTTTCTTTCGTGGGTCCATTTGGGGAACCACCTAATCGCGTTCCAAGGATGCATAATGGTGTACCAACAGCCCGTGTTTATATTACAGCCCTACATAAACATGCTAAAAATGCTGGTGTGGATATTCTAGTAAACACTCGAGTTATAAAATTGCTAAAAAATGAAACTGGAGCTATAGAAGGTGTAATAGTCCAAAAGGATGGTTCAGAATTGACCATTCATGCTAAACGAGGGGTCATACTATCAACTGGTGATTATTCAAATAGCCCAGAGTTAAAAGCGAAATATATGCGTCCTGAGGCAGCAGAAGTGGAGGGAATAAATTTAGCAAGCACGGGTGATGGGCATAAAATGGGAGTAGAAGTTGGCGGTGAATTGAAAAACATGGATGTAGCATTCGGTCCACAGCTGAGACTTTTACCACCTCCGAAACCGCCGTTATTGGATCGTTTACCTTCTAATTTATTATTAAATCGAGTATTAGCCAATCTTCAGAGGTACTCACCACCTGTCATATTAAGTTATTTAGCAAAGCAAATGCTTACAGTAAGAACATCACCTTCGCCAAAACTTTTTGAGCAGGGTGCGATATTGGTGAATTCTGAAGGGAATAGATTTACCAATGAAATTGTGAAACCTGAATATGATGTAGCAAAACAGTCAAATGGCAATGCTTATATCATATTGGATGAAAGAATTGCTCAGAAATTTTCATCTGGAGAGTATTTTATTTCAACTGCACCTGGTATTGCGTATGCCTATTGGAAGGATTATGAAAAATCACGGCCAGATCTAATATCTTCAGGAAAAACGTTAACGGAGCTGGCGACGTCATTGGGCATACCTATTCATAACTTAGACAAGGCAGTCAATCAATATAATAATAGTGCTGATGCAGCGATTAGAGGTACACTTAAACCACCATTTTATTCCTTAGGCCCTGTTAACGCTGCATTTACTTCAATGGAAGGTGGACTTAATATAAACCGGCACTGTCAGGTATTAAATAAAGATCAGATACCAATTAATGGCCTTTATGCAGCTGGGAGTGTTGGCTCAGGTGGTTTAATTTTAGCTGGCCATGGACTCCACATCATGTGGGCATTGATTTCTGGTCGTATTGCAGGAGAACATATCACTAAAGAATAG
- a CDS encoding MmgE/PrpD family protein, translated as MEYRELEEDVVQDLVSFVQETTYENIPTSTINYVKRLMLDTLGAILCGSEAEGCTELTRLITGWGGTPEATIIGSGQKVPALNAALVNATMARAMEVDDVHESALLHGTATIVPAALATSEQIGGCNGKRFLEAVTIGIEVAARMSLATRVPPKSDKDPYRGMSTTYQCGTFGAAMTAAKLLQLDRDQMLNAMGLAFGQAAGTQQGLLEGALSVRVQQGITAKNGILSAQMAELNITGPRNCLEGKFGYYNSFYNGNYDRDIMASNLGKDWEVEKISIKPYPTCKFTHTTLGAALEIAQHEQIDLTQIEKIVLNMSNRIYYGVVCQPLEQKRKPVGERGVVDAQFALPYLVAAALVKKKITFAELNEETRHDEVILELAQKVIPVLDPDVEQKEHILPTPGNVEVHLKNGQVLQKEVKYVKGHYLNPLTDSDLISKFYDCSSFPVNAITNANQTRIVETVLDLESMKDVCQLIPFMTR; from the coding sequence ATGGAATACAGAGAATTAGAGGAAGATGTCGTTCAGGACTTAGTTTCTTTTGTTCAAGAAACTACATATGAAAATATTCCAACTTCTACTATTAATTATGTAAAACGATTGATGCTTGATACATTAGGGGCAATCCTTTGTGGGAGTGAGGCAGAGGGTTGTACTGAATTGACTAGACTTATAACAGGCTGGGGAGGAACTCCGGAGGCAACGATTATAGGATCTGGACAAAAAGTGCCTGCATTAAATGCTGCATTGGTGAATGCAACGATGGCACGTGCAATGGAAGTGGATGACGTCCATGAAAGTGCATTACTACATGGAACAGCAACCATAGTTCCTGCTGCTTTAGCAACTTCGGAACAAATAGGTGGTTGTAATGGGAAACGGTTCTTAGAAGCAGTTACTATTGGCATAGAGGTAGCAGCTAGAATGAGCTTGGCTACTAGAGTACCACCAAAGAGTGACAAAGATCCTTACCGCGGAATGTCGACTACGTATCAATGTGGTACATTTGGTGCAGCAATGACGGCAGCGAAATTGTTACAGTTAGATCGTGATCAAATGCTTAATGCTATGGGGTTAGCTTTTGGGCAAGCTGCTGGAACGCAACAAGGATTATTAGAAGGGGCTTTATCAGTCCGAGTTCAACAGGGTATAACCGCTAAGAACGGTATTTTATCAGCTCAAATGGCAGAATTGAATATTACAGGACCAAGAAACTGCCTAGAAGGTAAGTTTGGGTACTACAATTCATTTTATAATGGCAATTATGACCGTGACATTATGGCTAGCAATTTAGGAAAAGATTGGGAAGTAGAAAAGATCAGTATTAAACCATATCCTACCTGCAAATTCACTCATACTACTTTAGGTGCGGCCCTAGAGATTGCACAACACGAACAAATCGATCTTACACAAATAGAAAAGATTGTCCTTAATATGAGTAATAGAATTTATTATGGTGTCGTCTGTCAACCATTGGAACAAAAAAGAAAACCAGTTGGCGAAAGAGGAGTAGTCGATGCACAATTTGCCTTACCATATTTGGTTGCAGCAGCACTTGTCAAGAAAAAGATCACCTTTGCAGAATTAAATGAAGAAACAAGACATGATGAAGTTATTCTTGAATTAGCTCAAAAAGTAATTCCCGTTTTAGATCCAGATGTTGAACAAAAAGAACATATCTTACCAACTCCTGGGAATGTAGAAGTTCATCTGAAAAATGGTCAAGTATTACAAAAAGAAGTGAAGTATGTAAAAGGTCATTATTTAAATCCACTAACGGATTCAGACTTAATCAGTAAGTTCTATGACTGTTCAAGTTTCCCAGTCAATGCAATTACTAATGCAAACCAAACTAGAATTGTAGAAACAGTGTTGGATTTGGAATCTATGAAGGATGTCTGTCAATTAATACCCTTCATGACGAGATAA
- the tcuA gene encoding FAD-dependent tricarballylate dehydrogenase TcuA, with amino-acid sequence MEKVQLETDIIIVGAGNAALCAALAAREQGVHVTVLEKAPKKERGGNSAYTAGSILFPFNGIEDIKDIVTDLSEEEIANTDFGSYSEEQYFNDVARVTEYRADPDLVDTLVSNSLSVMKWMRSKKIRFIPIYGRQAYKVDGKFKFSGGLVVEAAGGGLGLINSQIEAAEREGITIIYDAHVKELIHDDEGVHGVIAKVKGKTTEIKAKAVVLANGGFQANAEMRTRYLGPGWDLAKIRGTRYNTGDGINMALKAGAMPFGHWSGCHAVGWDRNAPEFGDLSLNAFQKYGFPYGIMVNANGERFTDEGKDFKSFTYSTHGRLILNQPGYFAWQIFDSKVTHLLKDEYRIKQVTKVTANTLEELAQKLDGVDPEGFLRNIKEYNQAVKTDVPFNPNIKDGRGTEGLAIPKSNWANTIDEGPFEAYAVTCGLTFTFGGIKINPKAEVQDTSELSIPGLYAAGELVGGIWYFSYVGGAGLMSGSVFGKIAGENAAKFVQSMQLA; translated from the coding sequence ATGGAAAAAGTTCAATTAGAAACGGATATCATTATTGTAGGGGCAGGAAACGCTGCTTTATGTGCTGCACTAGCTGCAAGAGAACAGGGTGTTCATGTAACAGTACTAGAAAAGGCTCCTAAAAAAGAACGGGGTGGAAATAGTGCATACACCGCTGGCTCAATTCTTTTTCCTTTTAACGGGATTGAGGATATTAAGGACATAGTTACAGATTTATCTGAAGAAGAGATTGCAAATACTGATTTTGGTAGTTATTCAGAAGAACAATATTTTAATGATGTGGCTAGGGTAACGGAATATAGAGCAGATCCTGATCTCGTGGACACATTAGTTAGTAATAGCTTAAGTGTAATGAAGTGGATGCGTTCTAAAAAAATACGCTTTATTCCGATCTACGGACGACAAGCATACAAAGTAGATGGGAAGTTTAAATTTTCCGGCGGCTTAGTTGTAGAAGCAGCAGGTGGTGGACTGGGCCTAATCAATTCCCAGATTGAAGCAGCAGAACGAGAAGGAATTACTATTATTTACGACGCCCATGTAAAAGAATTGATTCATGATGACGAAGGCGTACATGGAGTTATCGCAAAGGTGAAAGGAAAAACCACTGAAATTAAAGCTAAGGCAGTAGTGCTAGCTAATGGTGGTTTCCAAGCTAATGCCGAGATGCGAACAAGATATTTAGGGCCAGGATGGGATTTAGCAAAAATAAGGGGTACGAGGTATAACACAGGTGACGGTATTAACATGGCGCTGAAAGCTGGCGCAATGCCGTTCGGACATTGGTCTGGTTGTCATGCAGTAGGCTGGGATCGAAATGCTCCTGAATTTGGTGATTTATCCTTGAATGCTTTTCAAAAATATGGTTTCCCGTACGGCATTATGGTTAATGCAAATGGAGAGCGCTTTACGGATGAAGGTAAAGATTTTAAATCTTTTACGTATTCCACTCACGGACGGTTAATTTTAAATCAACCAGGGTATTTTGCATGGCAAATATTTGATAGTAAAGTTACACATCTATTAAAAGATGAATATCGCATCAAACAAGTGACAAAGGTGACAGCCAATACATTGGAAGAGTTAGCGCAAAAACTTGATGGTGTTGATCCAGAAGGATTCCTAAGAAATATTAAAGAATACAATCAAGCCGTTAAAACGGACGTTCCTTTTAACCCTAACATTAAAGATGGACGCGGTACAGAAGGTTTGGCTATTCCAAAATCAAACTGGGCTAACACGATTGATGAAGGTCCTTTTGAAGCCTATGCGGTCACTTGTGGACTTACCTTTACATTTGGAGGTATAAAAATTAATCCAAAAGCAGAAGTTCAGGACACGTCAGAACTTTCTATTCCTGGCTTATATGCAGCAGGTGAATTAGTAGGGGGTATATGGTACTTTAGCTATGTTGGTGGAGCAGGTTTAATGTCAGGCTCAGTCTTTGGAAAGATTGCTGGAGAAAATGCAGCTAAATTTGTTCAGTCCATGCAATTGGCATAA
- a CDS encoding TAXI family TRAP transporter solute-binding subunit, whose amino-acid sequence MKRLSFLMLLILVMGFVLFGCGGNSTETSGNSATETSGETKTETTEEAAADATGGVSNVRIGTATTSGFYYPLGGALAQTWTNHDFGNTIRFSAQATDGGVQNVNLMIDGEIEMGMTNLNVLQAAYDGKEAFEGRAYQDVRIMSTLFPSAIQIVAREGSEIDSIADIKGKKMVPGAPGSTTQYAIKDLFETYGMDLDKDVEAQYVGYTQAVEFMRNKQTDSFSVLSSIPVAAISEATLTADAKLLAIEEENLQKYIEKDSTFYKEIIPAGSYEGQDTDIVTLAQPNVLFIPKDLPDELVYEMTKSMWEGIDKMRESFPQLNTMKVENAASNIGTIPLHPGAEQYYKEIGLIK is encoded by the coding sequence TTGAAACGTTTATCATTTCTTATGTTATTGATTCTAGTGATGGGGTTCGTTTTATTTGGATGTGGAGGGAATTCAACAGAAACGTCTGGAAATAGTGCAACTGAAACATCAGGGGAGACTAAAACGGAAACAACAGAAGAGGCTGCTGCGGATGCTACCGGTGGCGTATCCAATGTTCGAATAGGTACTGCAACTACTTCAGGCTTTTACTATCCTCTAGGTGGGGCATTAGCTCAGACTTGGACTAATCACGATTTTGGGAATACAATCCGTTTCTCAGCACAGGCAACTGATGGCGGTGTACAAAATGTTAATTTAATGATAGACGGCGAAATTGAAATGGGTATGACAAATCTCAATGTATTGCAGGCAGCTTATGATGGAAAAGAGGCTTTTGAAGGCAGGGCATACCAAGATGTTCGAATTATGTCCACGCTCTTCCCTTCCGCTATTCAAATCGTAGCAAGAGAGGGTAGTGAAATTGATTCAATAGCTGATATTAAAGGGAAGAAAATGGTTCCTGGAGCGCCTGGAAGTACAACTCAATATGCAATTAAGGATTTATTTGAAACATATGGTATGGATCTAGATAAGGATGTCGAGGCACAGTATGTTGGGTATACACAAGCAGTTGAATTTATGCGTAATAAGCAAACTGATTCGTTTTCTGTTTTGTCTAGTATTCCAGTAGCTGCTATTAGTGAGGCAACATTGACTGCTGATGCAAAGCTTCTTGCTATAGAAGAAGAAAATTTACAAAAATATATAGAAAAAGATAGTACATTTTACAAAGAAATTATTCCAGCAGGTTCCTATGAAGGTCAAGATACGGATATTGTAACACTTGCACAACCAAATGTACTATTTATTCCAAAGGATTTACCAGATGAATTAGTTTATGAAATGACGAAATCAATGTGGGAAGGAATCGATAAGATGAGAGAAAGCTTCCCGCAATTAAATACGATGAAGGTAGAAAATGCTGCATCTAATATTGGAACCATTCCTTTACATCCAGGTGCAGAACAATATTATAAAGAAATTGGTTTAATTAAATAA
- a CDS encoding TRAP transporter permease: MSNKHSSVQDERIANSIDEIGDVHAKFRDYIGPMAKIILIISVIWALFQMYVNTIGVMMVIESRAWYFGFLLIMIFLLIPARKNSRTQSKLPTIWDWICIVATIVSVGYLLLNYNTYILERGGQHIPLDYWMGGLGILVAFEASRRAAGNTLTIIALSFLLYTLFGQYLPGIFNHGGFSLNRIVDVMYWGVEGVFGVVIGVASTYVFLFVLFGAFMKKCGFIDFLNDISLVVAGRSYGGPAKVAVFSSGLMGTINGSGAANVVTTGTMTIPLMNKVGFKKSFAGGVEAVASTGGLIAPPVMGAAAFVMAEYLSIPYRDVMIAAIIPALLYYMMCFLSVHFEAKKLGIAGLPKEQIPNLWKVLKSGGHLAIPMLLMIILLIAGMTPIFVATIALISTVIVSWFKKETRMGFKEIIEAIEDGVKGSLVIGAACTIVGVIVGTVSLTGVGLTLGNNIVGLVGDNLLLIAIVTMLVSIVLGMGVPVTASYIITVTIAAPLLVDQGVPVLTAHMFAFFFAALSDITPPVAMAVLAAAGIARERFVAVAAQACRIGAIGFMLPFMFLYNPALLMKTDTVIESVLFLCFSMVSVIALSAAFANWFVVKPKVVERILLFGIGIFMIIPYANYYFYLVGTVILIIIFIRQKRLVHLEAVPNSDVNLG; this comes from the coding sequence TTGAGCAACAAACACAGCTCAGTGCAAGATGAAAGAATTGCGAATAGTATTGACGAGATTGGGGATGTCCATGCTAAGTTTAGAGACTATATTGGTCCAATGGCTAAAATTATATTAATAATTTCTGTTATTTGGGCTTTGTTTCAAATGTATGTAAATACTATTGGCGTAATGATGGTTATTGAATCTAGAGCATGGTATTTTGGATTTCTTTTAATCATGATTTTTCTGTTGATTCCAGCAAGAAAGAATAGCAGAACACAAAGTAAATTACCAACTATTTGGGATTGGATATGTATTGTAGCAACGATCGTTTCGGTTGGTTACCTGCTATTGAACTATAACACTTATATTCTAGAACGAGGAGGACAACATATTCCTCTAGATTATTGGATGGGTGGACTTGGAATTTTAGTAGCTTTTGAAGCATCTAGACGGGCTGCAGGAAATACTCTAACCATCATAGCTTTATCTTTCTTGCTATATACCTTATTTGGTCAATATCTCCCTGGAATATTTAATCATGGAGGCTTCTCTCTTAATCGCATCGTGGACGTAATGTATTGGGGTGTTGAAGGGGTCTTTGGTGTTGTCATAGGAGTTGCTAGCACTTATGTCTTTCTATTTGTGCTGTTTGGTGCTTTTATGAAGAAGTGTGGCTTTATAGATTTTTTAAATGATATTTCACTTGTTGTTGCTGGTCGATCTTATGGAGGTCCTGCGAAAGTAGCTGTTTTTTCCAGTGGACTAATGGGTACGATCAATGGAAGTGGCGCGGCTAATGTTGTTACAACAGGTACCATGACGATTCCATTAATGAACAAAGTAGGATTCAAAAAGAGTTTTGCCGGTGGAGTTGAAGCTGTTGCTAGTACGGGTGGACTTATTGCACCGCCAGTGATGGGGGCTGCAGCATTTGTAATGGCTGAGTATTTGAGTATACCATACCGTGATGTCATGATTGCTGCTATAATACCTGCTCTATTGTATTACATGATGTGTTTCCTTTCTGTTCATTTTGAAGCGAAGAAGTTAGGTATTGCAGGTTTACCTAAGGAACAGATACCTAATTTATGGAAAGTGCTGAAAAGCGGTGGACATCTGGCCATTCCAATGCTGCTTATGATTATTTTACTTATAGCAGGCATGACGCCAATATTTGTAGCAACAATCGCATTAATTTCAACAGTTATTGTGAGTTGGTTTAAAAAAGAAACACGAATGGGATTTAAGGAGATAATTGAAGCCATTGAAGATGGGGTAAAAGGCTCTTTAGTTATCGGTGCAGCCTGTACTATTGTAGGTGTAATTGTCGGTACGGTCTCCCTAACAGGAGTAGGATTGACGCTTGGGAACAATATTGTAGGGTTGGTAGGAGACAATTTACTTCTTATTGCGATCGTAACGATGTTAGTTAGTATTGTACTTGGTATGGGAGTTCCTGTAACGGCATCTTATATTATTACAGTAACAATTGCAGCACCACTCTTAGTTGACCAAGGCGTTCCGGTATTAACAGCGCATATGTTTGCTTTCTTTTTTGCCGCGTTGTCAGATATAACGCCTCCAGTAGCTATGGCTGTTTTAGCGGCTGCAGGAATTGCACGTGAGCGATTTGTAGCGGTTGCAGCGCAAGCTTGCCGTATTGGTGCTATCGGTTTTATGCTGCCGTTTATGTTTTTATATAATCCAGCACTACTAATGAAAACTGACACTGTTATTGAAAGCGTTTTATTCTTGTGCTTTTCAATGGTTTCAGTTATTGCCCTGTCAGCGGCATTTGCAAATTGGTTTGTAGTAAAACCTAAGGTAGTAGAGCGTATTCTGTTGTTTGGTATAGGTATTTTTATGATTATACCATATGCAAACTATTATTTTTATTTAGTTGGTACTGTCATTTTGATCATCATCTTTATTAGGCAAAAAAGGCTTGTTCATTTAGAGGCTGTTCCGAACTCGGATGTTAATCTGGGTTAA
- a CDS encoding LysR family transcriptional regulator translates to MELHQLEYMIALSKHLKFSLAAEESLVSQANLSQQIKKLEDELGVSLFTRSTRSVKLTQAGEEFLLYAKRIFNEIEGAKNAMTEYTQLNKGNLRIGVIKSVIYFGLSELLSDFRNKYPGINIELYEGSSYALLKKLHSSEIDVAFISTPYCENSELEFKFYPMIYDDLVVVLPKDHHFAARKYIDITELSAETFLVLKSSVNHHIISQSFQKAGFEPSFIFSGNQIETIIELIGGGFGITLFTGQLANSISNSRTTIINLKSPIQVATGLAVPNTSSSFPSRAFQEMVTNFKFKSDPSEGIKEL, encoded by the coding sequence ATGGAACTTCATCAACTCGAATACATGATAGCCTTGTCAAAGCATCTTAAATTCTCTTTAGCAGCAGAAGAATCTTTAGTTTCACAAGCTAACTTATCACAACAAATAAAAAAGCTAGAAGATGAGCTTGGAGTATCTCTTTTTACGCGAAGTACTCGTTCTGTTAAATTAACACAAGCAGGTGAGGAATTTCTTTTATATGCGAAAAGAATCTTTAATGAGATTGAAGGTGCTAAAAATGCAATGACAGAATATACTCAGCTGAACAAGGGGAATTTACGAATTGGAGTGATTAAATCAGTAATTTACTTTGGACTTTCAGAGCTATTGTCTGATTTCAGAAATAAATATCCTGGTATAAATATTGAGTTATATGAAGGAAGCAGTTATGCTTTATTAAAGAAACTCCATTCATCTGAAATTGATGTTGCATTTATTTCAACCCCCTATTGTGAAAATTCAGAGTTGGAGTTCAAATTCTATCCTATGATTTACGATGATTTAGTGGTTGTACTACCTAAAGATCATCATTTTGCAGCTCGGAAGTATATAGATATAACTGAATTATCTGCAGAAACATTTTTAGTATTGAAATCTAGTGTAAATCACCATATCATTTCTCAATCCTTTCAGAAAGCGGGTTTTGAACCTTCCTTTATCTTCTCAGGCAACCAAATAGAAACCATAATAGAGCTTATCGGCGGAGGATTCGGAATAACTCTTTTTACAGGTCAACTAGCAAATTCGATATCAAATTCAAGAACAACAATTATTAATTTGAAATCACCAATTCAAGTAGCTACTGGCCTTGCTGTTCCCAATACAAGTAGCTCATTTCCATCTAGAGCATTTCAAGAAATGGTTACAAACTTTAAATTTAAATCAGATCCTAGTGAAGGGATTAAGGAGCTATAA
- a CDS encoding glycosyltransferase produces the protein MKIKILTVGTRGDVQPFVALGKGLVKRGYKVTICTGENFKAFVESNGLNFAAVRVDILKLTHSEEGKKMMSGNPFHILKNLKTIIFPMMERMLEDFWLVAKDADVLIYHPKAFGGYDIAEKLEIPVFVAHPVPVIARTALFTNPVMPFSFKIDWINKMSFKVNRLLMVSFFKMINRWRKETLGLASKRSVLTDDLCLKGKPIPILYGCSPQVIPYDESWNENVSMSGFWFLEEENWEPPIELLQFIEQGPPPIAVTFSSMPLKNPRQIIEMLEESLRLTGQRGVLITGWSGLNIENAKPHIFTINTIPHSWLFPKTVGVIHHGGAGTTASVLKAGKPMLICPFSADQPFWANRMQELGLAPTPLKEKDMSVETFTRKIEELLVNDTLTKNCTDISTKINSEDGIEDTIKFIEKNIS, from the coding sequence ATGAAAATAAAGATTCTTACTGTTGGTACAAGAGGAGATGTTCAACCATTTGTTGCACTGGGGAAAGGACTTGTAAAACGCGGGTATAAAGTAACGATATGTACGGGTGAAAATTTTAAGGCTTTTGTTGAAAGTAATGGCTTAAATTTTGCAGCAGTAAGAGTAGACATTCTCAAATTAACCCATTCAGAAGAAGGTAAAAAAATGATGAGCGGGAATCCGTTTCATATCCTTAAAAATCTGAAGACGATAATCTTTCCAATGATGGAACGGATGTTAGAGGATTTCTGGTTGGTCGCCAAAGATGCGGATGTGTTGATTTATCATCCAAAAGCCTTTGGTGGTTATGATATTGCTGAAAAGTTAGAAATACCCGTATTTGTAGCGCATCCCGTTCCAGTGATTGCCCGCACGGCCTTATTTACCAATCCAGTAATGCCATTTTCTTTTAAAATTGATTGGATCAATAAAATGAGCTTTAAGGTTAATCGGTTGTTAATGGTTAGTTTCTTTAAAATGATCAATAGGTGGAGAAAGGAAACATTGGGGTTAGCAAGTAAGCGTTCGGTATTAACAGATGACTTATGTTTAAAAGGGAAACCCATTCCGATTCTTTATGGGTGTAGTCCACAAGTGATTCCTTATGATGAAAGCTGGAATGAAAATGTATCAATGTCCGGTTTTTGGTTTTTGGAAGAAGAAAATTGGGAACCACCTATTGAACTCCTACAATTTATTGAACAAGGTCCGCCTCCAATTGCAGTCACATTTAGTAGTATGCCTTTGAAAAATCCGCGTCAAATTATAGAAATGCTAGAAGAATCACTGAGATTGACGGGACAACGCGGCGTACTTATTACTGGGTGGAGCGGTCTAAACATCGAAAATGCTAAGCCACACATTTTTACAATTAACACCATTCCTCATTCATGGTTATTTCCTAAAACAGTTGGAGTGATTCATCATGGAGGAGCTGGTACGACGGCTTCTGTCTTAAAAGCTGGGAAACCAATGCTAATTTGTCCTTTCTCCGCAGACCAGCCTTTTTGGGCGAATCGAATGCAGGAGCTCGGTTTGGCACCGACACCACTTAAAGAGAAGGATATGTCCGTTGAAACGTTTACAAGAAAAATTGAAGAATTGCTTGTAAATGATACATTAACTAAAAATTGTACTGATATTTCAACTAAAATTAACAGCGAAGATGGCATAGAAGATACAATTAAGTTTATTGAAAAGAACATTTCGTAA